The Streptomyces spororaveus genome includes a region encoding these proteins:
- a CDS encoding DMT family transporter: protein MAWVLLLVAGLLEVGWSIGMKFTDGFTRLWPSVFTGAGIVASMVLLSYAAKTLPIGTAYGVWVGIGAAGAAVLGMAVLGEPVTAARIFFICLLLVAVVGLKATSGH from the coding sequence ATGGCATGGGTTCTTCTTCTCGTGGCCGGTCTGCTCGAAGTCGGCTGGTCGATCGGCATGAAGTTCACGGACGGTTTCACCCGGCTGTGGCCCAGTGTGTTCACGGGTGCCGGGATCGTCGCGAGCATGGTGCTGCTGTCGTACGCCGCGAAGACCCTGCCCATCGGTACGGCGTACGGGGTGTGGGTGGGCATCGGCGCGGCCGGCGCGGCGGTGCTCGGTATGGCGGTGCTGGGTGAGCCCGTCACCGCCGCCCGGATCTTCTTCATCTGTCTGCTGCTGGTCGCCGTGGTGGGGCTGAAGGCGACCTCCGGTCACTGA
- the rdgB gene encoding RdgB/HAM1 family non-canonical purine NTP pyrophosphatase: protein MTSTPSRLILATRNAGKVSELRAILSDAGLPHELVGADAYPEIPDVKETGVTFAENALLKAHALARATGLPAVADDSGLCVDVLHGAPGIFSARWAGTHGDDKANLDLLLAQLGDIADENRGAHFACAAALALPDGTERVVEGRLLGTLRHTPSGTGGFGYDPILQPQGDTRTCAELTAAEKNAISHRGQAFRALVPFVRALLG from the coding sequence ATGACCTCGACGCCCAGCCGCCTCATCCTGGCCACCCGCAACGCGGGCAAAGTCTCCGAACTCCGCGCGATCCTGTCCGACGCCGGCCTGCCGCACGAGCTGGTCGGCGCGGACGCGTACCCGGAGATCCCGGACGTCAAGGAGACCGGCGTCACCTTCGCCGAGAACGCCCTCCTCAAGGCCCACGCCCTGGCCCGCGCCACCGGCCTGCCGGCGGTCGCCGACGACTCCGGCCTCTGCGTGGACGTCCTGCACGGCGCCCCCGGCATCTTCTCGGCCCGCTGGGCCGGGACGCACGGCGACGACAAGGCCAACCTGGACCTGCTGCTGGCCCAGCTCGGCGACATCGCCGACGAGAACCGCGGGGCCCACTTCGCGTGCGCGGCGGCCCTGGCCCTGCCGGACGGCACCGAACGCGTCGTCGAGGGCCGCCTCCTGGGCACCCTGCGCCACACCCCGTCCGGCACGGGCGGCTTCGGCTACGACCCGATCCTCCAGCCGCAGGGCGACACCCGCACGTGCGCGGAGCTGACGGCGGCGGAGAAGAACGCCATCTCCCACCGAGGCCAGGCCTTCCGCGCCCTGGTCCCCTTCGTCCGAGCCCTCCTGGGCTGA
- a CDS encoding DUF3618 domain-containing protein — MPEARTPAQIEADIVRRREQLAETLDEIGVRMHPKTIIGDAKARVASTVDQTAGRAFATVNRIVTDLKDGLRHDDGAPRIDRIVPVALVAVSLVGLLVVSARRKRG; from the coding sequence GTGCCGGAAGCCAGGACCCCCGCACAGATCGAGGCGGACATCGTCCGCCGCCGTGAGCAGCTCGCCGAGACGCTCGACGAGATCGGCGTGCGCATGCACCCGAAGACGATCATCGGGGACGCGAAGGCACGGGTCGCCTCGACCGTCGACCAGACCGCCGGGCGGGCCTTCGCCACGGTGAACCGGATCGTGACGGACCTGAAGGACGGGCTGCGTCACGACGACGGGGCTCCGCGCATCGACCGGATCGTGCCCGTCGCGCTGGTCGCGGTGAGTCTGGTCGGGCTGCTCGTGGTGTCGGCGCGCCGCAAGCGCGGATGA
- a CDS encoding transglycosylase domain-containing protein codes for MSDQSPPPGWTPRDPDTPPDVPQPRAATPDEASHQGRPGKGAGKKARRRRTGWRRAVPTWRMVLGTVLLLALLIGGALVAGYLLVDIPPANSAATAQSNVYLYSDGSQIARDGEVNRVNVPLSQIPRTVQEAVLAAEDRDFYSERAVDPKAMLRAAWNTATGKGTQSGSTITQQYVKNYYLGQEQTIKRKIKEFFIAIKLGREKSKNYILEGYLNTSYFGRNAYGIQAAAQAYYGKDVNKLTTAEGAYLATLLNSPSAFDVVSHPQSRPRALARWNYVLDGMVKKQWLPAAERATTQFPEPGKVRAAAGLSGQRGYLVEAIKDYIVDNKILDDKTLAEGGYRITTTIDRRRQGALVEAVDDQMVSKLEPETRKADRLVRAGGVSIDPATGKVLAMYGGIDYTKQYVNNATRHDYQVASTFKPFVFAAAVENDSRTQDGRRITPNTIYNGDNRRPVVGGRIRFAPENEGQVSYGNITVNTATDLSVNAVYAQMAVDVGTGKVKKTAIDLGIPENTPNFVPGPAMALGTLQASVLDMTQAYATLADHGRRTPYTFLEKITKGGDTIGLPQRTPTQAISREAADTTTSMLVSVVDNGTGTAALAAGHPAAGKTGTGELDRSAWFAAYTPDLVTVISMMGQDPDTGTLQSLYGALGEARIGGGGYPARIWAAYTKTALEGTDPVDFDLELQPGAAQPPPPTGQESNPPQETTGEPSPSTSERPTRPSPSNPTGGRNQGGQNNGGQNQGGQDNGGQNNGGQDNGGQGNGGQDNGGTTQGGDQGGTTQGTQGATQGSAQGTAQGSAQGSDGGPAEGLRPPSAFLE; via the coding sequence ATGAGCGACCAGTCACCACCCCCGGGCTGGACCCCTCGCGACCCCGACACCCCGCCCGACGTACCGCAGCCGCGGGCGGCGACACCCGACGAGGCATCGCACCAGGGCCGGCCGGGGAAGGGGGCCGGGAAGAAGGCCCGGCGCAGGAGGACCGGCTGGCGCCGCGCCGTCCCCACCTGGCGCATGGTCCTGGGCACCGTCCTGCTCCTCGCCCTGCTGATCGGCGGGGCCCTCGTGGCCGGCTACCTGCTGGTCGACATCCCGCCGGCCAACTCCGCCGCCACCGCGCAGTCCAACGTCTACCTCTACTCCGACGGCTCCCAGATCGCCCGCGACGGCGAGGTCAACCGCGTCAACGTGCCGCTGTCGCAGATCCCGCGGACCGTGCAGGAGGCCGTACTGGCCGCCGAGGACCGGGACTTCTACTCCGAACGGGCGGTGGACCCCAAGGCGATGCTCCGGGCCGCCTGGAACACCGCGACCGGCAAGGGCACCCAGTCCGGTTCGACCATCACCCAGCAGTACGTCAAGAACTACTACTTGGGCCAGGAACAAACGATCAAACGGAAGATCAAAGAGTTCTTCATCGCGATCAAACTCGGTCGCGAGAAGTCGAAGAACTACATCCTTGAGGGTTACCTGAACACCAGCTACTTCGGCCGCAACGCCTACGGCATCCAGGCCGCCGCCCAGGCCTACTACGGCAAAGACGTCAACAAACTCACCACCGCCGAGGGCGCCTACCTCGCCACCCTCCTCAACTCCCCCAGCGCCTTCGACGTCGTCTCCCACCCCCAGAGCCGCCCCCGCGCCCTCGCCCGCTGGAACTACGTGCTCGACGGCATGGTCAAGAAGCAATGGCTTCCCGCAGCCGAACGCGCCACCACCCAGTTCCCCGAACCGGGCAAGGTCCGCGCGGCCGCCGGCCTGTCCGGCCAGCGCGGCTACCTCGTCGAAGCGATCAAGGACTACATCGTCGACAACAAGATCCTCGACGACAAGACCCTCGCCGAAGGCGGCTACCGCATCACCACCACCATCGACAGACGCCGCCAGGGCGCCCTCGTCGAAGCGGTCGACGACCAGATGGTCAGCAAGCTCGAACCCGAGACGCGCAAGGCGGACCGGCTGGTCCGGGCCGGCGGGGTCTCCATCGACCCGGCCACCGGCAAGGTCCTCGCCATGTACGGCGGCATCGACTACACCAAGCAGTACGTCAACAACGCGACCCGCCACGACTACCAGGTCGCCTCCACCTTCAAGCCCTTCGTCTTCGCCGCCGCCGTCGAGAACGACTCCCGCACCCAGGACGGCCGCCGGATCACCCCGAACACGATCTACAACGGCGACAACCGGCGCCCGGTCGTCGGCGGCCGCATCCGCTTCGCCCCCGAGAACGAGGGACAGGTCTCCTACGGCAACATCACCGTCAACACCGCCACCGACCTCTCCGTCAATGCCGTGTACGCGCAGATGGCGGTCGACGTCGGCACCGGCAAGGTCAAGAAGACCGCCATCGACCTCGGCATCCCCGAGAACACCCCCAACTTCGTCCCCGGCCCGGCCATGGCCCTCGGCACCCTGCAGGCCAGCGTCCTGGACATGACCCAGGCCTACGCCACCCTCGCCGACCACGGCCGCCGCACCCCCTACACCTTCCTGGAGAAGATCACCAAGGGCGGCGACACCATCGGCCTCCCCCAGCGCACCCCCACCCAGGCCATCAGCCGCGAAGCCGCCGACACCACCACGTCCATGCTCGTCAGCGTCGTGGACAACGGCACCGGTACGGCCGCCCTCGCCGCCGGCCACCCGGCCGCGGGCAAGACCGGCACCGGCGAACTGGACCGCTCGGCCTGGTTCGCGGCCTACACCCCGGACCTCGTCACCGTGATCTCGATGATGGGCCAGGACCCCGACACCGGAACCCTGCAATCCCTCTACGGCGCCCTCGGCGAGGCCCGCATCGGCGGCGGCGGCTACCCCGCCCGGATCTGGGCCGCGTACACGAAGACCGCCCTGGAGGGCACCGACCCCGTCGACTTCGACCTGGAACTCCAGCCCGGCGCCGCACAGCCCCCACCACCGACCGGCCAGGAATCGAACCCGCCGCAGGAAACCACCGGCGAACCCTCGCCCAGCACCTCCGAGCGCCCGACCCGGCCCTCGCCGTCGAACCCGACGGGCGGCCGCAACCAGGGCGGACAGAACAACGGCGGCCAGAACCAAGGCGGCCAGGACAACGGGGGCCAGAACAACGGCGGCCAGGACAACGGCGGTCAAGGCAACGGCGGCCAGGACAACGGCGGCACCACCCAGGGCGGCGACCAGGGCGGCACCACCCAGGGCACCCAGGGCGCCACCCAGGGCAGCGCGCAAGGCACCGCCCAGGGCAGCGCACAGGGCAGCGACGGCGGCCCGGCCGAAGGCCTGCGACCGCCGTCGGCGTTCCTCGAATAG
- a CDS encoding HNH endonuclease signature motif containing protein codes for MNDAYEREALAAAVAESKNWADLMRRLGLRASGGQHRALQAKVKLHGIDTDHFSRRGFRHTYTDEALASAAASSSTVHEVALKLGARPATGTLSHIVRRMSAAGIDTSHFKGAKRDRVELPFTGEELRDAAASSDSIRGTARTLGMIDDGRSRAALARALKKQGISTAHFRNSRLLIPEAALRAAVPGATSYADLMRALGIEVNDVNHRRLRRKVAQLGLDVRHFTRRPWSRRPAATVEPIAPSVLTLRPEGSPRPKRSRLHQALQEVGVPYACADCGNPGEWRGRPITLQIDHVNGDWLDSRRENLRYLCPNCHTLTDTWCRKRPPRADSSPGRP; via the coding sequence ATGAACGACGCGTACGAGCGGGAGGCACTGGCCGCGGCCGTTGCAGAATCGAAGAACTGGGCCGATCTGATGAGGCGGCTCGGGCTGAGGGCCAGTGGCGGACAGCACCGGGCGCTCCAGGCGAAGGTGAAGCTCCACGGGATCGACACCGACCACTTCTCACGCCGGGGCTTCCGGCACACCTACACGGACGAGGCCCTCGCCTCGGCCGCAGCCTCCTCCTCGACCGTCCACGAGGTAGCACTGAAACTCGGCGCCCGACCGGCGACCGGCACCCTCTCGCACATCGTTCGCCGCATGAGCGCGGCAGGCATCGACACCAGCCACTTCAAGGGCGCGAAGCGTGATCGCGTCGAGTTGCCCTTCACAGGGGAGGAGCTCAGGGACGCCGCCGCCTCCTCCGACAGCATCAGGGGTACGGCGCGCACGCTGGGCATGATCGACGACGGCCGGTCGCGTGCCGCACTCGCGAGAGCGCTGAAAAAGCAGGGCATCAGCACCGCTCACTTCCGGAACTCGCGCCTGCTCATCCCCGAGGCCGCATTGCGTGCGGCCGTTCCGGGCGCTACGAGTTATGCGGACCTCATGCGTGCACTCGGCATCGAGGTCAACGACGTGAACCACCGCCGACTGCGACGCAAGGTGGCACAACTCGGACTGGACGTCCGTCATTTCACGCGCCGCCCGTGGAGCCGGCGTCCGGCGGCGACGGTCGAGCCCATCGCACCTTCCGTACTCACCCTGCGTCCGGAAGGGTCCCCGCGACCCAAACGCTCCCGACTGCATCAGGCCCTGCAGGAAGTCGGGGTCCCCTACGCCTGCGCCGACTGCGGGAACCCCGGCGAATGGCGGGGGCGGCCGATCACCCTTCAGATCGATCACGTCAACGGCGACTGGCTCGACAGCCGACGCGAGAACCTCAGGTACCTCTGCCCCAACTGCCACACCCTGACGGACACGTGGTGCCGGAAGCGCCCTCCCCGGGCTGACTCCAGCCCCGGTCGCCCGTAG
- the rph gene encoding ribonuclease PH: MSRIDGRTPEQLRPVTIERGWSKHAEGSVLVSFGDTKVFCTASFTEGVPRWRKGSGEGWVTSEYSMLPRSTNTRGDRESVRGKIGGRTHEISRLIGRSLRAVIDYKALGENTIVLDCDVLQADGGTRTAAITGAYVALADAVAWGQKKKFVKAGRKPLTGTVAAVSVGIVDGVPLLDLCYEEDVRAETDMNVVCTGDGRFVEVQGTAEGEPFDRKELNALLDLAAGGCADLEAIQRNALEL, from the coding sequence ATGTCTCGCATCGACGGCCGTACGCCCGAACAGCTCCGCCCGGTCACCATCGAACGCGGATGGAGCAAGCACGCCGAGGGCTCCGTCCTCGTCTCCTTCGGAGACACCAAAGTCTTCTGCACCGCCTCCTTCACCGAAGGCGTCCCGCGCTGGCGCAAGGGCAGCGGCGAAGGCTGGGTCACCTCCGAGTACTCGATGCTGCCCCGCTCCACCAACACCCGCGGCGACCGCGAATCCGTCCGCGGCAAGATCGGCGGCCGCACCCACGAGATCTCCCGCCTGATCGGCCGCTCCCTGCGCGCCGTCATCGACTACAAGGCCCTCGGCGAGAACACCATCGTCCTGGACTGCGACGTCCTCCAGGCCGACGGCGGCACCCGCACCGCCGCCATCACCGGCGCCTACGTCGCCCTCGCCGACGCCGTCGCCTGGGGCCAGAAGAAGAAGTTCGTCAAGGCCGGCCGCAAGCCCCTCACCGGCACCGTCGCCGCCGTCAGCGTCGGCATCGTCGACGGCGTCCCGCTCCTCGACCTCTGCTACGAGGAAGACGTACGCGCCGAGACCGACATGAACGTGGTCTGCACCGGCGACGGCCGCTTCGTCGAGGTCCAGGGCACCGCCGAGGGCGAGCCCTTCGACCGCAAGGAACTGAACGCCCTCCTCGACCTCGCCGCCGGCGGCTGCGCCGACCTGGAAGCCATCCAGCGCAACGCGCTCGAACTCTAG
- the bcp gene encoding thioredoxin-dependent thiol peroxidase, giving the protein MSERLQPGDTAPAFTLPDADGNEVSLADHKGRKVIVYFYPSALTPGCTKQACDFTDNLSFLTGHGYDVIGVSPDKPEKLAKFREQEDLKVTLVSDPEKETLTAYGAYGEKKLYGKTVTGVIRSTVVVDEEGKVEHAFYNVKATGHVAKIIKDLGL; this is encoded by the coding sequence ATGAGCGAGCGACTCCAGCCGGGCGACACCGCCCCCGCCTTCACCCTGCCCGATGCGGACGGCAACGAGGTCTCGCTCGCCGACCACAAGGGCCGCAAGGTGATCGTCTACTTCTACCCGTCCGCGCTGACCCCGGGCTGCACGAAGCAGGCCTGCGACTTCACGGACAACCTGTCCTTCCTGACGGGACACGGCTACGACGTCATCGGCGTGTCCCCGGACAAGCCGGAGAAGCTGGCGAAGTTCCGCGAGCAGGAGGACCTGAAGGTCACCCTGGTCAGCGACCCGGAGAAGGAGACGCTGACGGCGTACGGCGCGTACGGCGAGAAGAAGCTGTACGGCAAGACGGTCACCGGGGTCATCCGCTCCACGGTGGTCGTCGACGAGGAGGGCAAGGTCGAGCACGCCTTCTACAACGTCAAGGCGACGGGCCACGTAGCGAAGATCATCAAGGACCTGGGCCTCTGA
- a CDS encoding GroES family chaperonin codes for MSENTTHDKLPIRMLHDRVLVKSDLPEGERRSGGGILIPATAAVGKRLAWAEVVAVGQNVRTVEPGDRVLYDPEDRAEVEVRGATYVLMRERDLHAVAAERLEGSEDSTGLYL; via the coding sequence GTGAGCGAGAACACCACCCACGACAAGCTGCCCATTCGCATGCTGCACGACCGCGTGCTCGTGAAGTCCGATCTGCCGGAGGGCGAGCGGCGCTCGGGCGGCGGCATCCTGATTCCCGCGACGGCCGCGGTGGGCAAGCGGCTGGCCTGGGCGGAGGTGGTCGCGGTCGGGCAGAACGTCCGGACGGTCGAGCCCGGTGACCGGGTGCTGTACGACCCCGAGGACCGTGCCGAGGTCGAGGTGCGGGGGGCGACGTACGTGCTGATGCGCGAGCGGGACCTGCACGCGGTGGCCGCGGAGCGGCTGGAGGGGTCGGAGGACTCCACCGGGCTGTACCTGTAG
- a CDS encoding ABC transporter permease: MRLHLAVAAGGFRRYATYGTATAAGVFTNTVFGFIVAYTYIALWDERPGLGGYDQAQALTFVWVSQSLLAAAALIGGGFQEELQERIRTGDIAVDLYRPADLQLWWLAADLGRAAFQLLGRGVVPLVAGALAFPLALPSDPLRWLLFLVSVLLALVVSFALRYMVGLVAFWLMDGAGVNIMATLASVFFSGMLLPLTVFPGGFGEFVRVLPWAAMLQVPMDVLLGKHAGAGGAAEALGFQAGWALVLLGTGRLLQSAATRKVVVQGG; the protein is encoded by the coding sequence GTGCGTCTCCACCTGGCCGTCGCGGCCGGCGGATTCAGGCGCTACGCCACCTACGGGACGGCGACGGCGGCCGGGGTGTTCACCAACACCGTGTTCGGGTTCATCGTCGCGTACACGTACATCGCGCTGTGGGACGAGCGCCCCGGACTCGGCGGCTACGACCAGGCGCAGGCGCTGACCTTCGTCTGGGTGAGCCAATCGCTGCTGGCCGCCGCCGCGCTGATCGGCGGCGGCTTCCAGGAGGAGCTCCAGGAGCGGATCCGGACGGGCGACATCGCCGTCGACCTCTACCGGCCCGCGGACCTCCAGCTGTGGTGGCTCGCAGCCGATCTGGGCCGGGCGGCCTTCCAGTTGCTGGGCCGCGGCGTGGTGCCGCTGGTGGCGGGCGCGCTGGCGTTCCCGCTGGCGCTGCCCTCGGATCCGCTGCGCTGGCTGCTGTTCCTGGTGTCCGTCCTGCTCGCGCTGGTGGTCAGCTTCGCGCTGCGCTACATGGTGGGGCTGGTGGCCTTCTGGCTGATGGACGGGGCGGGGGTCAACATCATGGCCACCCTCGCCTCGGTCTTCTTCTCCGGGATGCTGCTGCCGCTGACCGTCTTCCCGGGCGGCTTCGGCGAGTTCGTCCGCGTCCTGCCGTGGGCGGCGATGCTGCAGGTTCCGATGGACGTCCTGCTGGGCAAGCACGCGGGGGCCGGAGGCGCGGCCGAGGCGCTGGGCTTCCAGGCCGGGTGGGCGCTCGTACTGCTGGGCACGGGGCGGCTGTTGCAGTCGGCCGCGACGCGGAAGGTGGTGGTCCAGGGTGGCTGA
- a CDS encoding ABC transporter permease: MAEAEAAALSPGARAGGFAVDAGPAPERGRPRRGGPVREGLRGYRLIVAMWIRSTMTYRTSFALTTVGQAAITLLDFVAIFIMFSHVDVLGGFTLPEIALLYGSCSASLGLADLLLGNTDRVGARIRDGSLDTMLVRPVPVLAQVAADRFALRRLGRIGQGLGVMGWALWTLDVDWTAGKVLLVPVMVIAGAAIFGAVMVTGAAFQFVTGDAAEVQNSFTYGGCTMLQYPPTVFAKDLLRGVTFIVPLAFVNWLPALHVLGRPDPLGLPGWVAYLSPLVAFVVFLPASLAWRAGVRSYRSTGS; the protein is encoded by the coding sequence GTGGCTGAGGCGGAAGCGGCGGCCCTGTCGCCGGGTGCGCGGGCCGGCGGGTTCGCGGTGGACGCCGGGCCCGCGCCGGAGCGGGGCCGGCCGCGGCGCGGCGGTCCGGTCCGGGAGGGGCTGCGCGGCTACCGGCTGATCGTGGCGATGTGGATCCGGTCCACGATGACCTACCGGACGTCCTTCGCCCTGACGACCGTCGGGCAGGCGGCGATCACCCTGCTGGACTTCGTCGCGATCTTCATCATGTTCTCGCACGTCGACGTGCTCGGCGGCTTCACGCTGCCCGAGATCGCCCTGCTGTACGGATCCTGCTCGGCCTCCCTGGGCCTGGCGGACCTGCTGCTGGGGAACACCGACCGGGTCGGCGCCCGGATCCGCGACGGCTCGCTCGACACGATGCTGGTACGGCCCGTCCCGGTGCTCGCGCAGGTCGCGGCGGACCGGTTCGCGCTGCGCCGGCTGGGCCGGATCGGGCAGGGGCTCGGGGTGATGGGCTGGGCGCTCTGGACCCTGGACGTGGACTGGACGGCCGGGAAGGTGCTGCTGGTCCCCGTGATGGTGATCGCCGGGGCGGCGATCTTCGGGGCGGTGATGGTCACCGGCGCGGCCTTCCAGTTCGTGACCGGGGACGCGGCGGAGGTGCAGAACTCCTTCACCTACGGCGGCTGCACGATGCTCCAGTACCCGCCGACGGTCTTCGCGAAGGACCTGCTGCGCGGGGTGACCTTCATCGTCCCGCTGGCCTTCGTCAACTGGCTGCCCGCCCTGCACGTGCTGGGGCGGCCCGATCCGCTGGGGCTGCCCGGGTGGGTCGCGTACCTGAGCCCGCTGGTGGCCTTCGTGGTGTTCCTGCCCGCGTCGCTGGCGTGGCGCGCGGGAGTCCGTTCGTACCGAAGCACGGGGAGCTAG
- a CDS encoding DUF1707 SHOCT-like domain-containing protein: protein MSDERPEKPLPELRASDADRDRVVERLRDAVAEGRLDMEEFEERLDAAYKSRTYAELEPLTRDLPAPADGGPVARPTAAAEPWTGRIGGAGGSGTAVAVMSGFQRKGRWTVPARFDAVAFWGGGELDLREADFAQREVVINCVAVMGGIEITVPPGVELDVRGFGFMGAFDQRDSPGRSEPGAPRVVVTGFAFWGGVEVKVKQRKPPRGGPSLRKEL from the coding sequence ATGAGTGACGAGCGGCCGGAGAAGCCGTTGCCGGAGCTGAGGGCGTCGGACGCCGACCGGGACCGGGTGGTGGAGCGTCTGCGGGACGCCGTCGCCGAGGGCCGGCTCGACATGGAAGAGTTCGAGGAGCGGCTGGACGCGGCGTACAAGTCGCGGACCTACGCGGAACTGGAACCGCTGACGCGGGACCTGCCGGCGCCGGCGGACGGCGGGCCGGTGGCCCGGCCGACGGCGGCCGCGGAGCCCTGGACGGGCCGGATCGGCGGGGCGGGCGGCTCGGGGACGGCCGTCGCGGTGATGTCGGGCTTCCAGCGCAAGGGCCGGTGGACGGTGCCGGCGCGGTTCGACGCGGTGGCGTTCTGGGGCGGCGGGGAGCTGGACCTGCGGGAGGCGGACTTCGCGCAGCGCGAGGTGGTGATCAACTGCGTCGCCGTCATGGGCGGCATCGAGATCACGGTGCCGCCGGGGGTGGAGCTCGACGTACGGGGCTTCGGTTTCATGGGCGCGTTCGACCAGCGCGACAGCCCGGGCCGGTCGGAACCGGGCGCGCCGAGGGTGGTGGTGACGGGCTTCGCCTTCTGGGGCGGCGTGGAGGTCAAGGTCAAACAACGCAAACCCCCGCGGGGCGGCCCGTCCCTCCGCAAAGAGCTGTAG
- a CDS encoding ABC transporter ATP-binding protein, translating to MADALISLDGVEKVFDVRRRVSLIRREKHQVRAVDGISFEVARGEMVGYIGPNGAGKSTTIKMLTGILTPTGGRLRVAGIDPARERMRLAHRIGVVFGQRTTLWWDLPLKDSYGLMRRLYRVPRARFEENLERCVDRLDLAELLDVPVRQLSLGQRMRGDIAAALLHDPEVLYLDEPTIGLDVVSKAKVRGFLRQLNAELGTTVLLTTHDLQDIEQLCERVMVIDHGRLMYDGPLGGLHTAGAAGESERTLVVDLERELGPISVAGARVVKVEGPRQWLAFPAGASAAPLVAAVAADYPLVDLSVREPDIEDVIARMYAGRG from the coding sequence GTGGCGGATGCGCTGATCTCGTTGGACGGGGTCGAGAAGGTCTTTGACGTACGGCGCCGCGTGAGCCTGATACGCCGGGAGAAACACCAGGTCAGGGCGGTGGACGGGATCAGCTTCGAGGTCGCCCGCGGCGAGATGGTCGGCTACATCGGGCCCAACGGTGCCGGGAAGTCCACCACGATCAAGATGCTGACCGGCATCCTGACGCCGACCGGCGGCCGGCTGCGGGTCGCGGGGATCGACCCGGCGCGGGAGCGGATGCGGCTCGCGCACCGGATCGGGGTGGTGTTCGGGCAGCGCACCACGCTGTGGTGGGACCTGCCGCTGAAGGACTCGTACGGGCTGATGCGGCGGCTGTACCGGGTGCCGCGGGCGCGGTTCGAGGAGAACCTGGAGCGCTGCGTGGACCGTCTCGACCTGGCCGAGCTGCTGGACGTACCGGTACGCCAGTTGTCGCTCGGGCAGCGGATGCGCGGGGACATCGCGGCGGCGCTGCTGCACGATCCGGAGGTGTTGTACCTCGACGAGCCGACGATCGGGCTGGACGTGGTGAGCAAGGCGAAGGTACGGGGCTTCCTGCGGCAGCTGAACGCGGAACTCGGTACGACCGTGCTCCTCACGACGCACGACCTCCAGGACATCGAGCAGCTGTGCGAGAGGGTGATGGTGATCGACCACGGGCGGCTGATGTACGACGGGCCGCTGGGCGGGCTGCACACGGCGGGAGCGGCCGGCGAGAGCGAGCGGACGCTGGTGGTGGACCTGGAGCGGGAGCTCGGGCCGATCAGTGTGGCGGGGGCGCGGGTGGTGAAGGTGGAGGGACCGCGGCAGTGGCTGGCGTTCCCGGCGGGGGCGTCGGCGGCACCGCTGGTGGCGGCGGTGGCGGCGGACTATCCGCTGGTGGACCTGTCGGTGCGGGAGCCGGACATCGAGGACGTGATCGCGCGGATGTACGCGGGGCGGGGCTGA